The Prochlorococcus sp. MIT 0801 genomic sequence TAAGCGTTCTTATTAATTTTTTTATTTGTTTTGTTCCTTGTAATGAACGAAGGCCTGGAGTATTAGGTGAACTAACATTAATTACTGCATAGTCTGCTAAAGGAGCCAATAGTCTTAGAGATAGGGAATAGTCTTTATGGGCTTCATCGAGTGGTGTGATTTTTGACTTTCCTAAATTTATTCCCAAGATACAAGGTCTATCACCTGGTGCAGGGATTTTCTGTTTTTCTATTGTTTTCAAAAATTTTTCGGCTCCTTCGTTATTGAATCCCATTCGATTCAGCGCAGCTTTCTCTTTTGCAATTCTAAAAAGTCTAGGTTTTGGATTGCCTTCTTGGGCATGCCAAGTAATAGTTCCTAATTCGGCGAAACCAAATCCAAAATAATTCCAAAGACCTGCTCCTACTCCATTCTTGTCAAATCCAGCAGCAAGTCCCAAAGGATTTTTAAAGTGAGAGCCAAAAACAATTTGATTTAAGCTTGAATTGTTTCTTTGAAAATCACTTGATGCTTTTAAAAGGATATTAGAAATTAATGGAAAGTTTCTATTTAATGATGCGAATTTAATTGCATTAAGGGCTGAATTAGTAAGTATTTCTGCATCAATACCCTCGTCTTGAGAGAGAAGCTGACCAAGGAGAATGTTGTATAAGTCGTTTTTTTTAGTTGTTGGCAAAATCTTTTAGTTGTATTTTTCTACCTTTAGAAAAAGCTACCGCAATTGCATCGACTCTGTCATTATCCTTTTCTCCGCTATGACCTTTAACATATTGAAGTTTGATTTTTGGTAACTTAGGATGGTCAAGAGCTTTCCATAAATCTTGATTGAGAACTGGTTTGCCAGATGCAGTTTTCCAGCCTTTCTTTTTCCAATTTGGCATCCATTTTTCCATTCCATCAATTAAATATTTGCTATCAGTTTTAATAGTTAGCGAAGGGTCGAATTTTATATTTTTTAATTTTTCTAGAACAAATAATGCAGCCTGTAATTCCATGCGATTATTTGTTGTCTCGGGCGAGTTCCCACCGAATTCAATCTCGCTTCCATCCTGGAATCTGATTAATGCTCCCCAGCCACCTGGACCAGGATTACCACTACATGCACCATCTGTTGCTGCAGCAATTGCAAATTTTTCTTCTTTAGACATAAAAAAACCGGTCTGAATAGACCGGTTTTATATAAGCAGAAAATAGGTGTTTTTCCAGTAACGATATTTATTTTAAAGTTACTTTTCCGCCAACAGCCTCGATTGCTTTCTTTAAAGCCTCAGCATCTTCTTTTGTTGCTCCTTCTTTTATTGTTTTTGGAGCAGCTTCAACTAAGGCTTTTGCTTCGCCAAGGCCTAAACCTGTGGCATTGCGAACTTCTTTGAGGACTTTGATTTTAGATGAAG encodes the following:
- a CDS encoding quinone-dependent dihydroorotate dehydrogenase, which produces MPTTKKNDLYNILLGQLLSQDEGIDAEILTNSALNAIKFASLNRNFPLISNILLKASSDFQRNNSSLNQIVFGSHFKNPLGLAAGFDKNGVGAGLWNYFGFGFAELGTITWHAQEGNPKPRLFRIAKEKAALNRMGFNNEGAEKFLKTIEKQKIPAPGDRPCILGINLGKSKITPLDEAHKDYSLSLRLLAPLADYAVINVSSPNTPGLRSLQGTKQIKKLIRTLKDLSNCPPLLVKIAPDLSNEAIDKIARVAMENGIDGIIAINTSLNRFDLKNLKIKTGNTLEQENGGLSGLPLQKRGLEVIRRLRRSTDNDLPLIGVGGINSARATWERITAGASLVQIYTGWIFEGPNLVPGILDGLILQMEKHGFRNIKEAIGSEEPWK
- the rnhA gene encoding ribonuclease HI; the protein is MSKEEKFAIAAATDGACSGNPGPGGWGALIRFQDGSEIEFGGNSPETTNNRMELQAALFVLEKLKNIKFDPSLTIKTDSKYLIDGMEKWMPNWKKKGWKTASGKPVLNQDLWKALDHPKLPKIKLQYVKGHSGEKDNDRVDAIAVAFSKGRKIQLKDFANN